A single genomic interval of uncultured Sphaerochaeta sp. harbors:
- the rseP gene encoding RIP metalloprotease RseP, which translates to MSGIAAILMKYLIGLVGITIVVVIHEIGHLVTAKLNGIDVEVFSFGLGPKLLATQHKGTEYRISLFPLGGYCRLKGSDDLSQALIHKQKQFTHTEEGSLFSAHPARRVLTYLSGPIANLLFAALLYAILASLPTQVITNEAVVATTAEYPSLFNNQESPAYEAGIRKGDKIIALGEIPIDDWQALEAQLSESQGLEQFTIKREGATFMFMVQGTPKPDGGYRYGLTPIQELQVGSVRYGSPAYSQGLQEGDVIVSVADIPVMNQLDLLTVLNDHTEDEISITVEDTNGQKRDLHFTPGRNEMGSIDLGFTLAVETKEGENERFSLIGGIRKGWNVAEETIASLRNLVSRRDTDLRSEVTGMARSALMIGDITTLGFESSTASGIRGLLYLMGVVSISLAVVNLLPIPAFDGGQVIIAGLEWITGKQMKPRTYYHLQLMGVAFVIVLFLILTLADVRHFLALRR; encoded by the coding sequence ATGAGTGGAATAGCTGCCATCCTTATGAAATATCTCATAGGATTGGTCGGAATAACCATTGTAGTGGTCATCCATGAAATAGGGCATCTAGTGACCGCAAAACTCAATGGGATAGATGTCGAGGTGTTCTCGTTCGGTCTTGGTCCAAAGCTCCTAGCTACCCAGCACAAAGGTACTGAATACCGGATAAGCCTATTTCCATTGGGCGGGTATTGTCGACTCAAGGGGTCTGATGACCTGAGCCAAGCACTAATTCACAAGCAGAAACAATTCACACACACTGAGGAAGGGTCGCTCTTCTCCGCTCACCCAGCACGTAGAGTGCTTACCTATCTCAGTGGACCGATAGCCAATCTTCTCTTTGCCGCACTCCTATATGCCATACTTGCCAGCCTGCCTACACAGGTCATCACCAATGAGGCAGTGGTTGCCACCACTGCTGAATACCCTTCCCTATTCAACAACCAGGAAAGCCCAGCCTATGAGGCCGGGATACGGAAAGGTGACAAGATCATCGCCCTAGGTGAAATACCGATTGATGACTGGCAAGCACTGGAGGCACAGCTTTCTGAAAGCCAGGGGCTTGAGCAGTTCACCATTAAGCGAGAGGGAGCTACCTTCATGTTCATGGTACAGGGAACCCCAAAACCTGATGGAGGATATCGATACGGCTTGACCCCGATACAGGAACTGCAGGTAGGATCAGTACGCTATGGGAGCCCTGCCTACAGCCAAGGATTGCAAGAAGGGGATGTAATAGTTTCTGTAGCCGATATCCCTGTCATGAACCAACTCGATCTGCTTACCGTGCTGAACGACCATACAGAGGATGAAATCTCGATTACCGTTGAGGATACAAACGGACAGAAGAGGGACTTACACTTCACGCCAGGTCGCAATGAAATGGGATCAATCGACCTTGGGTTTACACTCGCAGTAGAGACTAAAGAGGGCGAGAATGAGCGGTTCAGTCTCATAGGTGGGATTCGCAAGGGGTGGAATGTTGCAGAAGAGACCATTGCATCTCTGCGTAACTTGGTTTCACGAAGGGATACAGACCTCCGCTCCGAAGTTACAGGCATGGCTCGTTCCGCACTGATGATCGGGGATATCACCACCCTCGGGTTTGAGAGCAGCACAGCAAGTGGTATACGAGGATTGTTGTATCTCATGGGAGTGGTTTCCATCTCCCTTGCAGTGGTCAATCTACTCCCTATCCCTGCCTTTGATGGTGGACAGGTTATCATAGCAGGATTGGAGTGGATTACCGGAAAACAGATGAAACCGAGAACCTACTATCATCTCCAACTCATGGGAGTTGCATTTGTCATTGTACTATTCTTGATTTTAACGCTTGCTGATGTGAGGCATTTTCTTGCCCTTAGGCGTTAG
- the dxr gene encoding 1-deoxy-D-xylulose-5-phosphate reductoisomerase: protein MKRIIILGCTGSIGTTTLQAIRSKALPFKVVGLSSNTRSKELLSLAHEFQAEAVCTTGSTLTEIVGVRSYAGFDGLEEMLHSLEADMVLNAIAGFEGLKASLSALRCGFDLALANKESVVCAGSYLFDVAKQHGASIIPVDSEHSAIWELMKGRDPNSISSLILTASGGPFRTLPKKDFASITVEKALAHPTWDMGKKITIDSATLANKALEVIEASYLFNVDADTIEVVIHPESIVHSMVRSIDGAVYAQMGNPDMTLPIINALGAGHASLVSPLDFTDLTLHFSKPDYERFPLLSLAFSILRRGGSSALAFNAADEIAVHAFLKGDISYPKMIEVVQRTLEHAWSESVGSFEETLALDKQARNIARSYL, encoded by the coding sequence ATGAAACGGATAATTATCCTAGGCTGTACCGGCAGTATCGGTACCACGACACTTCAGGCAATCCGTAGCAAAGCCCTCCCCTTCAAGGTGGTGGGCCTTTCCAGCAATACTCGATCAAAAGAATTGCTCTCCTTGGCCCATGAATTCCAGGCAGAAGCGGTCTGCACCACTGGATCTACCTTAACGGAAATCGTGGGAGTGAGATCTTATGCAGGCTTCGATGGCCTGGAAGAGATGTTACATTCCCTTGAAGCGGATATGGTTCTGAATGCCATTGCAGGATTCGAGGGACTTAAAGCCTCCCTCTCTGCACTCAGGTGCGGATTTGACCTAGCTCTTGCAAATAAGGAAAGTGTGGTATGTGCAGGGTCCTACCTTTTTGATGTAGCAAAGCAACATGGGGCATCCATCATTCCTGTTGACAGCGAACACTCTGCCATCTGGGAATTGATGAAAGGAAGGGACCCCAATTCAATTTCAAGCTTGATCCTTACCGCTAGTGGAGGTCCTTTCAGGACTCTGCCAAAGAAGGATTTCGCTTCCATCACTGTTGAAAAGGCCCTAGCCCATCCCACATGGGATATGGGAAAGAAGATAACCATCGACAGCGCAACCTTGGCAAACAAAGCCCTTGAGGTAATTGAAGCCTCATACCTCTTCAATGTAGATGCCGATACAATTGAGGTGGTCATCCACCCAGAGTCCATCGTACACTCCATGGTACGCTCCATAGACGGTGCAGTGTATGCACAGATGGGCAATCCAGACATGACACTCCCGATCATCAATGCACTGGGAGCAGGACATGCATCGCTTGTCTCTCCATTGGATTTCACCGATCTCACCCTCCACTTCTCCAAACCCGACTATGAGCGGTTCCCTCTCCTTTCCTTGGCGTTCTCCATTTTACGAAGAGGAGGCTCCTCTGCCCTTGCTTTCAATGCAGCGGATGAGATAGCTGTACATGCCTTCCTGAAAGGAGATATTTCCTATCCCAAGATGATCGAGGTAGTCCAGAGGACGCTGGAACATGCATGGAGTGAGAGCGTAGGGAGTTTTGAAGAGACCCTCGCCCTTGACAAACAAGCCCGGAATATTGCAAGAAGTTACCTATGA
- a CDS encoding phosphatidate cytidylyltransferase, translating to MTSMGKRVLTTVITLPTLFIIIFLLPHNSYLALSLLAVVTATYGAKELKVLYEKAENTTLHISPWGIGLLPLAQWIEIAHAPSLPLVDLTVVLLALFFFSMELRHGDKDSFAKSLSRIGGESLLILYPGILITFIQRILTLPHPSASLILFFLLVFGNDIFAFVFGMSMGRNNKGIIKVSPNKSLAGFIGGTLSAMVLAVLFCLFVPGIKEDISIWMALLLGFATSSAANIGDLIESAFKRSAQVKDSGSLIPGRGGLLDSIDSMLASAPIFWLLLTLF from the coding sequence ATGACATCAATGGGAAAGCGGGTTCTCACCACAGTAATAACCCTTCCAACACTTTTTATCATCATTTTCTTATTGCCCCATAACTCCTATCTGGCCCTCTCCCTATTGGCTGTGGTAACCGCAACCTATGGTGCGAAAGAATTAAAGGTGTTGTACGAGAAAGCAGAGAATACCACGCTTCATATTTCCCCTTGGGGTATTGGGTTACTTCCTCTCGCTCAGTGGATTGAAATTGCCCATGCACCAAGCTTGCCCTTGGTGGATCTGACAGTTGTATTGCTGGCACTCTTTTTCTTCAGCATGGAACTACGGCATGGGGACAAGGATTCATTTGCAAAATCACTCTCCCGAATCGGTGGAGAGAGTCTCCTTATCCTCTATCCTGGAATACTCATTACATTCATCCAACGAATCCTTACGCTGCCCCATCCATCTGCATCCTTGATCTTGTTCTTCCTGCTGGTCTTTGGGAATGATATCTTTGCGTTTGTCTTCGGCATGTCCATGGGAAGAAACAACAAGGGAATCATCAAGGTTAGCCCGAACAAGAGTTTGGCAGGATTTATCGGGGGAACCCTCAGCGCAATGGTCCTGGCAGTACTGTTCTGCTTGTTTGTTCCAGGCATTAAAGAGGATATCTCCATCTGGATGGCATTACTCCTGGGATTTGCAACCTCATCTGCAGCGAACATTGGAGACTTGATCGAGAGTGCGTTCAAACGTTCTGCACAGGTCAAGGACAGTGGTTCCCTTATTCCAGGCAGAGGAGGCCTATTGGACTCCATCGACTCCATGCTCGCCAGTGCTCCTATCTTCTGGCTCCTGCTTACGCTTTTCTAA
- the uppS gene encoding polyprenyl diphosphate synthase has product MERKPVVPVHLGIIMDGNGRWAQKRSLPRTAGHLEGLKAVKRVIREASEQGIGFVTFYAFSTENWKRSEQEVSYLMHLFVSKLHGEIGYYNRHGIRILVRGDLSGLPAQVQQAVATTVQETSNNTTITAIIALNYGGRDEICRAVNQFMAIHPGEAITETSLASNLDLPHIPPVDMIVRSANEKRLSNFLLWDSAYAELAFYEKLWPDWDAEDIQRICKDYGKRVRKFGGVQ; this is encoded by the coding sequence ATGGAGAGAAAACCTGTTGTCCCTGTCCATCTGGGTATCATTATGGATGGTAACGGACGTTGGGCGCAAAAACGCTCACTGCCGAGAACCGCCGGACACCTGGAAGGATTGAAAGCTGTTAAACGGGTCATCCGTGAAGCTTCCGAACAGGGCATCGGGTTTGTCACATTCTACGCTTTCTCTACGGAGAACTGGAAACGAAGTGAGCAAGAGGTTTCCTATCTAATGCATCTCTTTGTTTCCAAGCTCCATGGAGAGATTGGTTACTACAATCGTCATGGAATCCGCATTCTGGTACGTGGAGACCTCAGCGGTCTCCCTGCACAAGTGCAACAGGCTGTAGCCACCACTGTCCAAGAAACAAGCAACAATACAACAATTACTGCAATCATTGCGCTCAATTATGGTGGACGGGATGAAATTTGTCGGGCGGTCAACCAATTCATGGCAATCCATCCCGGAGAGGCGATTACAGAGACCTCGCTCGCCAGTAATTTGGACTTGCCTCACATCCCCCCAGTCGATATGATAGTGAGAAGTGCAAATGAAAAACGCCTGAGTAATTTTTTGCTCTGGGACAGCGCATACGCTGAACTTGCATTCTATGAAAAATTATGGCCTGATTGGGATGCAGAAGACATCCAGAGAATCTGCAAGGATTATGGAAAACGGGTTAGAAAATTTGGGGGGGTACAATGA
- the frr gene encoding ribosome recycling factor — translation MQQVLDTCESKMQKSLESLSRDFAGLRTGRASASLLEKIRVDYYGAETPINQVATISIPEARTIVIQPWDKSVLGAIEKAILKSDLGLPPNNDGKLIRLNFPPLNEERRKQLVKNAKSTAEQSKVAIRNIRREAIDELKKLQKNGDISEDELKDGESKIQKMTDSHVEQITSLSDEKEKEIMEI, via the coding sequence ATGCAACAGGTATTGGACACATGTGAAAGTAAGATGCAAAAAAGTCTTGAGAGCCTCTCAAGGGATTTTGCCGGTCTGCGCACTGGTCGAGCTTCAGCCTCTCTGCTGGAGAAGATTCGAGTAGACTATTATGGTGCAGAAACGCCGATCAACCAGGTCGCAACCATCAGCATTCCTGAGGCTAGAACTATCGTTATCCAGCCTTGGGACAAGAGTGTTCTCGGTGCAATTGAAAAGGCTATCCTCAAGAGTGATCTTGGACTTCCCCCGAACAATGATGGAAAATTGATCAGATTGAATTTCCCCCCATTGAATGAAGAGAGACGCAAGCAGCTGGTGAAGAACGCCAAGTCTACTGCTGAGCAGAGCAAGGTTGCTATCCGAAACATCAGGCGTGAAGCGATTGATGAGCTGAAGAAGCTGCAGAAAAATGGCGATATCAGCGAGGATGAGCTTAAGGATGGTGAAAGCAAAATCCAGAAAATGACAGACTCCCATGTCGAACAGATCACCTCCCTCTCCGATGAGAAGGAGAAGGAAATAATGGAGATCTAG
- the tsf gene encoding translation elongation factor Ts translates to MAITAEVVKKLRDITGAGMMDCKKALTQSNGDFAAAEKILKEMGLAAVAKRQDRATNNGRVFVKVGKDKAVMVELSCETDFVASNDQFAELGDNICAVALEKGYSEINEELEGMVTDLITIIKENMALKQLHVFAIGENEFASTYVHGNGALAVLVMFKSDDKKIFENDMVKEFANDCALHVAAFTPSYLNTDAVDAAYIKEQTEIFAAQAEKLGKPAKVVEGIVKGKLNKHLSEICFLQQPFVKDDSMSVEKKANEVGKAAGASLEIVNYAFLRAGAASCSV, encoded by the coding sequence ATGGCAATTACCGCTGAAGTAGTAAAAAAACTGCGCGATATTACCGGCGCAGGAATGATGGATTGCAAGAAAGCACTGACCCAGTCAAACGGCGACTTCGCCGCTGCTGAGAAAATTCTTAAAGAGATGGGTCTCGCCGCTGTTGCAAAGCGCCAGGACCGCGCAACCAACAACGGTCGTGTGTTCGTGAAAGTCGGGAAAGACAAGGCCGTTATGGTTGAGCTTTCCTGCGAAACAGACTTTGTTGCCAGCAATGATCAGTTTGCTGAACTCGGAGACAACATCTGTGCAGTAGCACTTGAGAAAGGCTACAGTGAGATCAACGAGGAACTGGAAGGCATGGTCACTGATTTGATCACCATCATCAAGGAAAACATGGCGCTCAAGCAGCTTCACGTTTTCGCTATTGGTGAGAATGAGTTTGCCAGCACCTATGTGCACGGCAATGGTGCACTTGCTGTCCTGGTGATGTTCAAATCTGATGATAAGAAGATTTTCGAGAATGACATGGTTAAGGAGTTCGCCAACGACTGCGCATTGCATGTTGCTGCGTTCACCCCTTCCTATCTCAATACCGATGCTGTTGATGCTGCCTATATCAAGGAACAGACGGAGATCTTCGCTGCACAGGCTGAGAAGCTTGGCAAACCTGCAAAGGTTGTCGAAGGTATCGTCAAGGGCAAGCTGAACAAGCACCTCAGTGAGATCTGCTTCCTGCAGCAGCCGTTCGTAAAGGACGACTCCATGTCTGTAGAGAAGAAGGCAAATGAGGTTGGCAAGGCAGCTGGGGCTTCCTTGGAAATCGTTAATTATGCATTTCTGCGCGCTGGTGCTGCATCCTGCAGCGTCTGA
- the rpsB gene encoding 30S ribosomal protein S2, which yields MSVVTMKSLLESGVHFGHQTKRWNPKMARFIFSQRNGIHIIDLQKTSACIVEAYDAVRAIVKQGKPILFVGTKKQAQQAIEAEAKRCGMPYINNRWLGGMLTNFSTIKKSIATLKKIEKMEIDGTFESLTKKEVSLLTKQKAKLEKNLGGIKDMKELPGALFIIDTKKEAIAVTEAKRLGIPVIAVVDTNCDPTDITYPIPGNDDAIRAISLFVEIIANAVVDADNEAGIQIIEALGGDDEEEKVEETEEKAEETEEIVFSTEEGAEFSKFEEKENVEKEEVKETEEETESEDLLVDEETLYKD from the coding sequence ATGTCCGTAGTAACCATGAAGAGCCTGCTCGAGTCAGGCGTACATTTCGGCCACCAGACAAAAAGGTGGAACCCCAAGATGGCCCGTTTCATTTTCAGCCAGAGAAACGGCATTCATATCATTGACCTGCAGAAAACATCTGCCTGCATCGTAGAAGCATATGACGCTGTACGTGCAATTGTTAAGCAGGGCAAGCCTATTCTGTTCGTAGGAACCAAGAAACAGGCCCAGCAGGCTATTGAAGCTGAAGCAAAGCGCTGTGGCATGCCTTACATCAACAACCGTTGGCTCGGTGGAATGCTGACCAACTTTTCAACCATCAAGAAGTCCATCGCAACACTCAAGAAGATTGAGAAGATGGAAATCGATGGTACTTTTGAATCCCTAACCAAGAAAGAAGTCTCCTTGCTTACCAAGCAGAAGGCAAAACTGGAAAAGAACCTTGGTGGTATCAAGGACATGAAAGAACTCCCAGGAGCCCTCTTCATTATCGATACCAAGAAGGAAGCTATCGCTGTCACTGAGGCAAAGCGCCTGGGTATCCCTGTTATTGCAGTAGTCGATACCAACTGTGACCCCACTGATATCACCTACCCCATCCCCGGAAACGATGACGCCATCCGTGCCATCAGCCTCTTTGTTGAAATCATTGCCAACGCAGTTGTCGATGCTGACAACGAAGCTGGTATCCAGATCATTGAAGCCCTTGGTGGTGATGATGAGGAAGAAAAGGTAGAAGAGACTGAGGAAAAGGCAGAAGAGACCGAAGAAATTGTCTTCTCCACTGAAGAGGGTGCCGAATTCTCCAAGTTCGAAGAGAAAGAGAACGTAGAGAAGGAAGAAGTGAAAGAAACTGAGGAAGAAACTGAATCAGAAGACCTCCTCGTTGACGAAGAAACCCTGTACAAAGACTAA
- a CDS encoding Maf family protein, translating into MILASGSVARKALLESLGVTVKVFKTGCDETHDETDPAIVTELLARRKLASFQGIHPVFEMPVLCCDTMISFQGSLIGKPKDRQEAFSQLSLFDGKKHEVHSGWALWYQEKVLSGTDLAVVSFKNLGPDRIASYLETEEWRGAAGSYRLQGDGRKLVERIDGDEATVIGLPLLQISEILGAPLFV; encoded by the coding sequence ATGATACTGGCAAGTGGATCAGTAGCACGCAAGGCTTTGCTCGAATCACTTGGAGTGACCGTGAAGGTATTCAAAACCGGGTGCGATGAAACCCACGACGAAACTGATCCAGCAATAGTCACAGAACTGCTTGCAAGACGAAAACTGGCATCCTTTCAGGGTATTCACCCAGTCTTTGAGATGCCCGTACTCTGCTGTGATACCATGATCTCCTTCCAAGGCTCCCTGATCGGAAAACCCAAGGACAGACAGGAAGCTTTCTCCCAACTGTCCCTCTTTGATGGAAAGAAGCATGAAGTGCACTCAGGATGGGCCCTGTGGTATCAAGAAAAGGTATTGAGCGGGACAGATCTGGCCGTGGTTTCCTTCAAAAACCTTGGTCCAGACAGAATTGCCTCCTATCTGGAAACAGAGGAATGGAGAGGAGCTGCTGGCTCCTATCGTCTCCAGGGAGATGGCCGGAAATTGGTTGAAAGAATCGATGGTGATGAAGCTACTGTGATAGGCTTGCCATTGTTACAAATTTCTGAAATACTGGGTGCACCTTTGTTCGTATAG
- a CDS encoding ABC-F family ATP-binding cassette domain-containing protein, whose protein sequence is MATLQVQRVHLAFGDRDILKDVSFTLNEQSRSALAGGNGSGKSTLLKVISAQMSADDLQVSTSKNLRISYLPQSDIVFNAGTVYQEVEKAFSRFQELSREQHVIETQLADSDPSVSTEPLLHRLAEIQEYLLVQGYFSRKQTIEQVLLGLGFTMADMNRLCSEFSGGWQMRIALAKILVENPDIMLLDEPTNYLDIEAIYWLKNYLKVYEGGLMIVSHDQGFLDETVREVYELFAGTLKRYSGNYSAYIKQRELEIKQLEAAYKLQQDQLQKTEQFIEKFRYKATKSKQVQSRIKMLEKLELVEVPSHLKQLSFSFPPAPHSGNDVIIIDQLSKRYGQQVIFEDFSFLASKGERIAVTGKNGAGKSTLLRMLSGQDGEYEGTIRLGSGVSIGYFAQDTEKTLNPKNTVLEEVSSVAATNDLPKLRTYLGSFLFSGDDVFKSVSVLSGGERSRLALLKILLHPVNLLILDEPTNHLDINAKEMLLEALKQYDGTMIFVSHDAYFIEHIASKILYLTNDNPPELFEGDYSYFSYKLEQKEKVEKQSSPTTQSESKQARSYKEANRMRNRLGTLQRQSEKLLENHEKLEASIALVEAEMAKEENYSDAQTITSLVKKKETLSEQLHAEEHAWLELSEEIEELEAEIG, encoded by the coding sequence GTGGCAACCTTACAAGTCCAACGTGTACACCTTGCTTTTGGGGACAGGGATATCCTGAAGGATGTTTCCTTTACCCTGAATGAACAGAGCCGGAGTGCACTGGCAGGAGGAAATGGCAGCGGTAAATCCACGTTGCTCAAGGTGATCAGCGCTCAAATGAGTGCCGATGACCTACAGGTTTCCACCTCCAAGAACCTGAGAATCTCCTACCTTCCCCAAAGTGATATCGTATTCAATGCGGGCACCGTCTACCAGGAAGTGGAGAAAGCGTTCTCCCGGTTCCAGGAACTGAGCAGGGAACAACACGTAATTGAAACCCAGCTTGCTGACAGCGATCCCTCTGTTTCCACCGAACCACTTTTGCACCGTCTTGCAGAAATTCAGGAGTACCTGCTCGTGCAGGGGTATTTCTCACGCAAACAGACGATTGAACAGGTTCTGCTCGGTCTCGGATTTACCATGGCAGACATGAACCGTCTTTGCAGTGAGTTCTCAGGGGGATGGCAGATGCGTATCGCCCTAGCAAAAATCCTGGTTGAGAATCCTGACATCATGTTGCTTGATGAACCTACGAACTACCTCGATATCGAGGCCATTTATTGGTTGAAGAACTATCTGAAAGTCTACGAGGGTGGATTGATGATCGTAAGCCATGACCAAGGTTTTCTTGATGAGACAGTCAGGGAAGTCTATGAGCTGTTTGCAGGGACCCTCAAACGCTATAGCGGCAACTACAGTGCATATATCAAGCAGCGCGAACTGGAGATAAAGCAACTGGAAGCTGCCTATAAACTTCAGCAGGATCAACTGCAGAAGACTGAGCAATTCATTGAAAAGTTCCGTTACAAGGCCACCAAGAGCAAACAGGTACAGAGTAGGATAAAGATGCTGGAAAAACTGGAGTTGGTGGAAGTTCCCTCCCATTTGAAGCAGCTTTCTTTTTCCTTCCCCCCTGCCCCGCACAGTGGCAATGATGTCATTATCATTGACCAATTAAGCAAACGCTATGGGCAGCAGGTCATCTTTGAGGATTTCTCGTTTCTTGCCAGTAAAGGGGAACGGATTGCAGTTACCGGAAAGAACGGTGCCGGAAAATCGACTCTCTTAAGGATGCTCAGCGGGCAAGACGGTGAATATGAGGGTACCATCAGACTGGGAAGCGGTGTAAGTATCGGATACTTCGCTCAGGACACAGAGAAAACGCTCAATCCCAAGAATACCGTACTGGAAGAGGTCTCCAGTGTCGCTGCGACCAATGACCTCCCAAAACTGCGTACCTACCTGGGATCATTCCTGTTCAGTGGGGATGATGTATTCAAATCGGTTTCCGTGTTGAGTGGAGGAGAGCGAAGCCGGCTTGCATTGCTCAAGATCCTCCTGCATCCGGTCAATCTGCTAATTCTCGATGAGCCCACCAACCACCTGGACATCAACGCAAAGGAAATGTTGCTGGAGGCACTGAAGCAGTATGACGGTACCATGATCTTTGTCAGCCATGATGCATATTTCATTGAACACATTGCCTCAAAGATTCTCTACCTCACGAATGACAATCCCCCTGAGCTTTTTGAAGGAGACTACTCCTATTTTTCCTACAAGCTGGAACAGAAGGAAAAGGTAGAGAAGCAGAGTTCCCCAACCACCCAAAGCGAGAGTAAGCAAGCACGCTCGTACAAGGAAGCAAACAGGATGAGGAATCGGCTTGGCACGCTGCAACGCCAAAGCGAAAAGCTTCTGGAAAACCATGAAAAACTGGAGGCATCAATCGCCTTGGTGGAAGCTGAAATGGCCAAGGAAGAGAATTACAGTGACGCCCAGACCATCACCAGTTTGGTGAAAAAGAAGGAAACACTCAGCGAGCAGTTGCACGCTGAGGAGCATGCTTGGCTTGAGCTGAGCGAAGAAATAGAGGAGCTGGAGGCAGAAATTGGCTGA
- the aroE gene encoding shikimate dehydrogenase, whose protein sequence is MLCLTLTGSTLEENRALVERNRQWIALAELRLDHLLPDEQKIASSFPSTVDLPVMLTMRRKIDGGMCSLPEKQRLQLLYEAAKGDFTYVDIEDDVKKSDLKFKDPLFEQKVDMENMLRTRGIRIIRSYHNFECVPADLFGRIHKLAAKGDIPKVAVTPGNMMDVITLFRVHQELSSLTEKIVIGMGPYGVCTRILYKKCGSLLSFCSDSQAAPGHLSAQSMSELYRSDKLDARTHIYGIIGNPVNHTSSPIIHNPGFEAIRYNAVYVPFLVDSVRAFFKLAEMLQIHGFSVTVPHKRSVQPYLGRITREVKQIGSCNTVVRIQNMWKGINTDYYGFLAPIDDLIAQGDIRNALVIGAGGASRAVVWALHNHGVKVTILNRSIEHARTLANETMSAYDTLDNAHLYSETVDLVVQTTNVGMGDLEGQEPCPSLQFSGKEIVYELVYKPEETAFLKRAKGAGCTIIGGKQMLMEQGKLQFEAFTGYHYPHWVTVAL, encoded by the coding sequence GTGCTTTGCCTAACTCTTACCGGCTCGACCTTGGAGGAGAACCGGGCCTTGGTGGAACGCAACCGGCAGTGGATTGCACTTGCAGAGCTGCGGCTCGACCATCTGCTTCCCGATGAACAGAAGATTGCTTCCTCATTTCCCTCCACCGTAGACCTTCCAGTTATGTTGACCATGCGCCGTAAAATTGACGGCGGAATGTGCAGCTTGCCCGAAAAACAACGATTGCAGCTTCTCTATGAGGCAGCAAAAGGCGATTTTACCTATGTAGATATCGAGGACGACGTCAAGAAGAGTGACCTGAAGTTCAAGGATCCTCTCTTTGAGCAAAAGGTGGATATGGAGAATATGCTCCGAACCCGTGGCATACGGATTATCAGGAGCTACCATAATTTTGAGTGTGTACCTGCAGATCTCTTTGGGAGAATCCATAAGTTGGCAGCCAAGGGGGATATCCCCAAGGTGGCTGTCACCCCTGGGAACATGATGGATGTCATTACCCTTTTCAGGGTCCACCAGGAACTTTCCAGCCTTACAGAAAAAATTGTGATCGGTATGGGTCCCTACGGGGTTTGTACTCGTATCCTCTACAAGAAGTGCGGTTCCTTGCTGAGCTTCTGTTCGGACAGCCAAGCAGCTCCTGGCCACCTCAGTGCCCAAAGCATGAGTGAGCTGTACCGCTCTGACAAGCTTGATGCCAGGACCCATATCTATGGGATCATCGGCAATCCGGTCAACCATACCTCCTCTCCCATAATCCATAACCCGGGATTTGAGGCAATTCGCTATAATGCTGTATATGTTCCATTCCTTGTGGATTCAGTCAGGGCATTCTTCAAGCTGGCCGAGATGTTGCAAATCCATGGATTCTCGGTAACCGTTCCCCATAAGCGGAGCGTGCAACCCTACTTGGGACGTATCACCCGTGAAGTAAAGCAAATTGGTTCATGCAATACAGTGGTCAGGATCCAGAATATGTGGAAAGGGATCAATACTGATTACTATGGATTCCTTGCCCCGATCGATGACCTTATCGCACAAGGGGATATCAGGAATGCTTTGGTAATCGGTGCCGGCGGTGCGAGTAGGGCGGTTGTATGGGCCCTTCACAACCATGGCGTAAAGGTCACCATCCTCAACAGGAGCATCGAACATGCCAGAACCTTGGCGAATGAGACGATGAGTGCCTACGATACCCTGGATAATGCACACCTCTACAGTGAGACGGTGGATCTCGTGGTACAGACAACCAATGTAGGCATGGGGGACCTGGAAGGCCAGGAACCTTGTCCTTCCTTGCAGTTCTCTGGTAAGGAAATTGTGTACGAACTGGTCTACAAGCCAGAGGAGACAGCCTTTCTTAAGCGGGCCAAGGGGGCAGGTTGCACCATCATCGGTGGAAAACAGATGCTGATGGAGCAGGGGAAGCTACAGTTTGAGGCATTCACCGGTTACCACTACCCACACTGGGTAACGGTTGCTCTCTGA